GTGGCTCctactgacactccaacaccaTTTCCAGCAGTCTCCCATCCAGAGACagaccaggcccgaccctgctcagcttcagaggcaagccagcagtgggatgaaaGGTGGTTTGCTGCTGGCATGTGATGACATGTAAAAGCGACATGTGATAACATTAAACTACACATGGGAAACTATTTTAGCATGTGAAAACATGATCTcgtgaaataaatgtgacaacatgGGGATACAACATTTCAATGTGATACCATGAAACTACATGTGAAAACATTTTCACAACTAAAACAGCATATTTTGATTttcaaatgtgattttttttttcaagTGTGAAAATGCAATTCTATTTTCACGTGAGGTGGAACCGTGATTTTTGTGAAAAGGTAGTGTTAACGTGCATTTAATACATGGGTTCAAGATGTGAAAATGTCAGCTTaacatgtgaaaacagctatttcacatgtgaaaatgggATTTTCATGTGAAATCGCACATTTCACATAAGTATTTTTTGCAAGGGATGTAATTAAATGGTGTAGGAGGTAAGGTAAATTATATGCTGTACATTTGACATGATCACTTCAATATGACCCCGCCTGGGATTTGAAACTCACAACCTCTAAATTTGGGGTACTTTGATCTTTCTGCTGCACTAACAAGTCTGTACAGTCGTATTCTCAGATGTCCCCGACAGATGAATTACCTATACATCTACGCACTGCTATTTTAGTTATCAGTTAATCTGACTGTTCGGTCATCATTGATTTCATTTACTGGATTCAGCAATTTGAGTGTTTTCTGTATaattgtctaatgttggtggggcatattactctgttttaatgttactcctgaataTCTGAATATAAATGAATAACTTAGCACTTAATGGTAGGcgagttgaggacttgtgaagcgtctgtttctcaaactaggcactaatgtacttgtcttctttcTCAGTTCTGCACTGGGGTCTCTCACTccgctttctattctggttagggccagtttgcactgttctgctTTGGTATATTCATTGTATGGCTAGTACTCTCCATGAATCCAAATTAGATATTACAGATCGGTTTCCTGGACACATATTAAtccctagtcctggactaagaaACACTTTGAATGGAGAATCTCTATTGAATATGCttcttagtccaggactaggtttaatctgtgtctgggaaactggtcctTTATACTGCCCTACAATGCAGTACCTTGTGCTGGTTACTAATTCAATACATTCCATTTGGCAGCACTATGAAGTGGCTGCAGGTCTCTCACAGACTGCACGACTCTCACAGATTCTCCGACATGGTTGGTCACATGAAAAGTCAAACCAACATTTGATCCGACTGGAACATTTTTGACCCATTCGGGCACAGTCTTCACCTGGTGCCCAGTCATTTGGTTCTGGAAGGTTTGAATATGTTTCAGTGTTTGGGTCCCAGAACCTAGAACAGGGAGGAGGGAAACCATTACTCcatactgtacagtgccttgcaaaagtattcatccgccttggcgtttttcctattttgttgtcatttaaatatatttctatttggattttatgtaatggacatacacaaaatagtccaaattggtgaagcgaaaaattattattttttaaaataaaaaaacatatttttttttaaaacggAAAAgcggtgcgtgcatatgtattcaccccctttgctatgaagcccctaaataagatctggtgcaatcaattacgttcagaagtcacataactagttaaataaagtccacctgtgtgcaatctaagtgtcacatggtctcagtatacagtgccttgcgaaagtattcggcccccttgaactttgtgaccttttgccacatttcaggcttcaaacataaagatataaaactgtatttttttgtgaagaatcaacaacaagtgggacacaatcatgaagtggaacgacatttattggatatttcaaacttttttaacaaatcaaaaacggaaaaattgggcgtgcaaaattattcagcccccttaagtgaatactttgtagcgccaccttttgctgcgattacagctgtaagtcgcttggggtatgtctctatcagttttgcacatcgagagactgaaattttttcccattcctcgttgcaaaacagctcgagctcagtgaggttggatggagagcatttgtgaacagcagttttcagttctttccacagattctcgattggattcaggtctggactttgacttggccattctaacacctggatatgtttattttttaaccattccattgtagattttgctttatgttttggatcattgtcttgttggaagacaaatctccgtcccagtctcaggtcttttgcagactccatcaggttttcttccagaatgttcctgtatttggctccatccatcttcccatcaattttaaccatcttccctgtccttgctgaagaaaagcaggcccaaaccatgatgccgccaccaccatgtttgacagtggggatggtgtgttcagggtgattagctgtgttgcttttacgccaaacataacattttgcattgttgccaaaaagttcaattttggtttcatctgaccagagcaccttcttccacatgtttggtgtgtctcccaggtggcttgtggcaaactttaaacaacactttttatggatatctttaagaaatggctttcttcttgccactcttccataaaggccagatttgtgcaatatacgactgattgttgtcctatggacagagtctcccacctcagctgtagatctctgcagttcatccagagtgatcatgggcctcttggctgcatctctgatcagtcttctcctagtatgagctgaaagtttagagggacggccaggtcttggtagtcTGATACTCCtttcatttcaatattatcgcttgcacagtgctccttattttgcacgcccaatttttcagtttttgatttgttaaaaaagtttggaatatccaataaatgtcgttccactttatgattgtgtcctacttgttgttgattcttcacaaaaaaatacagttttatatctttatgtttgaagcctgaaatgtggcaaaaggtcgcaaagttcaaggggaccgaatactttcgcaagacactgtatatatataaacctGTCCTGAAAGagtcccagagtctgcaacaccactaagcaagtggcaccaccaagcaagcagcaccttGAAGACcatggagctctccaaacaggtcagggacaaagttgtggagaactaCAGATcaggagactccccaaacatatggaagaaggtactctagtcagatgagacaaaaatgttgctttttggcaattaaggaaaacgctatgtctgggaCAACCACAACACCTCGCATCAcccagagaacaccatccccacagtgaagcatggtggtggcaacatcatgctgtgggggtgtttttcatctGCAGGGACAGGGAAACTGGCCAGAATTGaaagaatgatggatggcgctaaatacagggaaattgagggaaacctgtttcagtcttccagagatttgagactggaagttcaccttccagcaggacaatgaccctaagcatactgctaaagcaactctcgagtggtttaaggagaaacattttaacgtcttggaatggcctagtcaaagcccagacctcaatccaattgagaatctgtggtatgacttaaagattggggggggggggggggagtgaatagttatgcacgctcaagtttagtgttctgtgttacttcttgtttgtttcacaataaaatatcatttgcatcttcaaagtggtaggcatgttgtgtaaatcaaatgatacaaactccccaaaaatatatattttaattccaggttgtaatgcaacaaaataggaaaaaggaCAAGGGGAGTGAATAGTTTCGCAAGCTACTGTATGTGTCCACAGAAGGAAACACATATAGACTATTATTCTATGGTTACGTGGGAATGTGTTCTTGTGTACTTGAGTGTACaaatgtgtgtagatgtgtgtgcgcgtgttgtACGTGTTATGTTGTATGGCCTTACTTGATGCTGTCATCAAGAGTTGTATTGTCCATCCAGACCCACACTCCCTCTTGCTTCTTGTCTGTCAGTCCAATCCAGGGGCTGTTACCAAAATCAGTGCTTCTCACAAATCTTTTGATTATAAACTCCTATGAAGGAGACAACTTATGTTAGTCAAACAATAGACTGAGATGTTGCAGAGAAAGACACCAGTAGAATATCTCTCAAATATTAGATCTAGATAATTAAAACTACAGCTGGATCTTTAACTCAAATTTTAAAGGGAATGGAAACACTTTAGAACACCAGCTAACTGTAAATCTCCATATTTGCAAGTCTGCTTAATCTGTAGGCTTATTTATCACACAAAGCCGTGTCCTAACCTGAAGTCTGCACTTTATTTGAGAGTCATGTAGCAATTCATTACTGCACCTCCAATcttacctgctcctgctgactctctACAATGACCAGGTGTCCTCCATCGTAGATGCAGGCATGCTGACTCTGTTCCCAGGTCAGTTCGTCTTTAGAGAAGTAGTAGCATGATCCATTGTAGAACTCCCAGCCAGGAGAACATGATTTTGTATCAGCATTACATTCCTTCTGATTCCCTAGAAGAGAAAAGAGATAACAGAATTGAAATGTGATAACTTTCAGTTATATATCTTGTGATGTTcttattaaatgtgtgtgtgcccCTTTAAGAGAGCACAAGAGTTGTGAGCTAAGGGAGAGTTAACCAAATGAGAAAGGAGATAACTGGAATGGGAATCAATGACATTCTGCGTTTACACAGACAGCCCAATTCTTATTTTCTGCCCAATTATCAGCAAAAGAGCTGATCTGTTTGGTCAAAAGCAGTGgtagctgctgaggggaggatggctcataataatggcttgcAAGGACTAaatagaatggcatcaaacaaTTAAGTATTTCTCTTTCTAATGAAATATCAGTATAGTGTTGCTAAATCAATATCTAGGTACACAAACAGTAGTGTATAATGTATGTAATAACATACATCCTATCCTATCATGTAATCGTCCTTCCCACATTCTGGTGGAGATACTGTAGGAAATAAACtgcattatacaacgggtgggtctaatcctgattggttaaaaccacattccagccggtgtctttTCAACAAGTTAAAATGgttatttactctgttccatctaactgctcaatccactgtctcatcagcccagccaaccAATTGATAAACTTGATGTCCACTATCTAaatcatctagacattatctcagaTTTCCTTTAGACTGAAATGTTGTTTTCAACAGCTGAGATTTcttataaaccttgctgtctgtctctccaacatttgcaacattgtttcaataaaaaAATGGTATCTCCAGCTGTCCCTTAGTAATGAAAGTGTTCGGGAGTcgggacaagacagacagacaggcaggtttCTCAGCCTGTCGAAATCATGAATCCGCTGGCAtaatggatatatacaaagaaatgtcaactGAAACAAGGTAAAACAAAACagtgcagtctttccagcttcagttggaaattgtgttagctgtgattgtgttagctgtgttgttggctagctcctctcaACAACACActagtgagcacattttctatgccaggtgaaatcatgCCTCATTATTtaattgttatggatgtatccaaatgcatgtctctagaaaacagcttaaacataCGTATACAAATGCatctactttgctgttattctggctgcactttttgacgtgactgtaagttagccataaTTGGCTTGCTAGCAAGCAAcggataagaacattgccagccagtatggcaatggatcATTTAGAACCaacgactgactgactgggtagaATCTATGGAAACACTTGGTAGTGTTTCTATACATACAgaaaaaaagactgaacgacCGAATGACTGGGTAGTATCTCTAGCAACCAAACCAATATAACGAACAGCCAGCCgacttgggtagcaaccctaggtTTGTGTCgagactatatcttgtggaagtatgaaatagtatgaataatagttaaaataatgttttttatgaaaatatgtctgtcattatttgaatatgttagtaacccgttgtataaaagtgataatgccctcaaagtcaatgtttggaggatatattggcaaaGTTTGCTAGCCCTCAAATTCGTCTCAGGACTAACAACAccagtgccaatatatcctccaaacaccagcttcccAGACATTAGCACATAAATGTCATAATTGCCATAGCACAGAAACAACAAAACCAAGCCAATTTGTCACGCTAAATGCCAATGCATCCAAAATGTGGTCTTTTCCAAATAAAACTCTGTACCTATTGACCACCCGCAATCGGCACATTGCTTTCAAACCTAGCTAGCCATCACATAGCAACAAAAAATTAGATCTGACTCTGAGTCACATCTGGCTTCAAAACCTAAGTCGAAACTCTTGCAGTAGTTCAATGCTATTCCATGAATCCATGATTCATTCTATTCTACGATTACATTCTTATTTTTATGTGTAAATCTCATCGGTAGCTGTAATCCATCTAGTCACAACCACAGTACACGGGAATGATTGAACTGACCTTGGATGGTTGCCAGGAGATCTTTGACCCTAGTCAGGTTGGCCTCACAGTCTCGAAGACCTGAGGAGAACATCTCTTCCTGGACTAAGAACAGAAGAGATTTACATTAAATTAGAAGACAGTGTATTACTGTTGAATTATGGCCATATTACAAAGAAATGTAAATGGCAAACACAACATTTGAAGTACAAAATTACATTCCAAGGCACTTCACCAAACTCATATGACTAACTCATTAGGTTCAGGACTTTTTCCTGGTCAAGAAAAAAAACCTGTCCTTCCTCATATCCAGTACAATAATAACATATACAATATTCAACCAACATGTTTTGGGGAACAATACTACTGCAGTGTAAAACCTAATCTTGATAACATGGAAATGTATATTGAAATCAGAAGTTTGAGTTAAAACTTCCCATTTAACACTTCACATTAGTttgtcaaatgaaatcaaatgttatttgtcacatgtgccgaatacaactggtgaaAAATGTACCATAAAATGCTTGTAGGAGCCCTTCCCTGAAATGCAGAGTTTAAATAGTAGCACAAGAAGAATACAATAAAATACACAAAAattgagctatatacagggagtaccagtaccagatcaatgtgaggctatatacaaggagtaccagtaccagatcaatgtgaggctatatacaaggagtaccagtaccagatcaatgtgaggctatatacaaggagtaccagtaccagatcaatgtgaggctatatacagggagtaccagtaccagatcaatgtgaggctatatacagggagtaccagtaccaaatcaatgtgaggctatatacagggagtaccagtaccagatcaatgtgaggctatatacagggagtaccagtaccacatcaatgtgaggctatatacagggagtaccagtaccagatcaatgtgaggctatatacagggaatatcagtaccagatcaatgtgaggctatatacaagaagtaccagatcaatgtgaggctatatacaaggagtaccagtaccagatcaatgtgaggctatatacagcgagtaccagtaccagatcaatgtgaggctatatacaaggagtaccagtaccagagcaatgtgaggctatatacagggagtaccagtaccagatcaatgtgaggctatatacagggagtaccagtaccagatcaatgtgaggctatatactgtacagggagtaccagatcaatgtgaggctatatacagggagtaccagtaccagatcaatgtgaggctatatacaaggagtaccagatcaatgtgaggctatatacaaggagtaccagatcaatgtgaggctatatacaaggagtaccagtaccagagcaatgtgaggctatatacagggagtaccagtaccagatcaatgtgaggctatatacagggagtaccagtaccagatcaatgtgaggctatatactgtacagggagtaccagatcaatgtgaggctatatacagggagtaccagtaccagatcaatgtgaggctatatacagggagtaccagtaccagatcaatgtgaggctatatataaggagtaccagatcaatgtgaggctatatacaaggagtaccagttccagatcaatgtgaggctatatacaaggagtaccagtaccagatcaatgtgaggctatatacaaaggGTACCAGTTCCAGATCAATgtgtggctatatacaaggagtaccag
The genomic region above belongs to Oncorhynchus kisutch isolate 150728-3 linkage group LG16, Okis_V2, whole genome shotgun sequence and contains:
- the LOC109877453 gene encoding asialoglycoprotein receptor 2-like isoform X1, coding for MMSGEIIYSDVTFTRHQNQDTGAEREVSNGVAGREEDVTYSEVKRPGGRASEQDPGKGRDPGNSDPTPPVGSKATIPDGGSGRVPVATLVCLCVLLLGLAITLGVLYASNMTSLQAEGARFAQMKGNLTGKLRELQDSYKRLQNETHIITVQEEMFSSGLRDCEANLTRVKDLLATIQGNQKECNADTKSCSPGWEFYNGSCYYFSKDELTWEQSQHACIYDGGHLVIVESQQEQEFIIKRFVRSTDFGNSPWIGLTDKKQEGVWVWMDNTTLDDSIKFWDPNTETYSNLPEPNDWAPGEDCARMGQKCSSRIKCWFDFSCDQPCRRICESRAVCERPAATS
- the LOC109877453 gene encoding asialoglycoprotein receptor 2-like isoform X2, which translates into the protein MSRFVFLLVLFGVAGREEDVTYSEVKRPGGRASEQDPGKGRDPGNSDPTPPVGSKATIPDGGSGRVPVATLVCLCVLLLGLAITLGVLYASNMTSLQAEGARFAQMKGNLTGKLRELQDSYKRLQNETHIITVQEEMFSSGLRDCEANLTRVKDLLATIQGNQKECNADTKSCSPGWEFYNGSCYYFSKDELTWEQSQHACIYDGGHLVIVESQQEQEFIIKRFVRSTDFGNSPWIGLTDKKQEGVWVWMDNTTLDDSIKFWDPNTETYSNLPEPNDWAPGEDCARMGQKCSSRIKCWFDFSCDQPCRRICESRAVCERPAATS